One segment of Pontibacter akesuensis DNA contains the following:
- a CDS encoding bifunctional 3-deoxy-7-phosphoheptulonate synthase/chorismate mutase type II, which translates to MEFTNKDSFFTKLQAGQGQPFVIAGPCSAETEEQVMQTAVALQQQGVKLFRAGIWKPRSRPNAFEGVGQQGLLWLRRVKQELGLLVTTEVATGRHVEEALKQEVDVLWIGARTTVNPFAVQEIADALQGVRVPVMVKNPVNPDLALWIGAIERIYNTGITDLAAIHRGFSSYDEAKYRNSPLWQIPIELKARYQGMPLIVDPSHIGGKRELIFPLTQKALDLGYDGMMIETHPTPDLALSDAAQQVTPDALKSILARLQVRKATYDDAELVNRAEELRLQIDAADHEIIAALAKRMALVEQIGTYKKLNNVQVLQLERWKEIFRSRAEWADEAGINSAFVEELYKLIHVESIRKQTQILDRD; encoded by the coding sequence ATGGAGTTTACCAATAAAGATTCTTTTTTTACGAAACTGCAGGCAGGGCAGGGGCAACCGTTTGTGATTGCAGGCCCATGCAGCGCCGAAACCGAGGAGCAGGTCATGCAGACAGCCGTGGCGCTACAGCAGCAGGGCGTGAAGCTGTTCAGGGCCGGCATCTGGAAGCCCCGTTCGCGGCCAAACGCCTTTGAGGGAGTGGGGCAGCAGGGGTTACTGTGGCTCAGGCGCGTGAAGCAGGAGCTGGGGCTGCTGGTAACCACTGAGGTGGCCACTGGCAGGCACGTGGAGGAGGCGCTGAAGCAGGAGGTGGACGTGCTCTGGATTGGCGCGCGCACCACCGTAAACCCCTTTGCTGTGCAGGAGATTGCCGATGCGCTGCAGGGTGTGCGGGTGCCGGTGATGGTGAAGAATCCTGTAAACCCGGACCTTGCGCTGTGGATAGGAGCCATAGAGCGTATTTACAACACAGGCATCACCGATCTGGCGGCCATACACCGTGGCTTTTCCTCGTATGATGAAGCCAAGTATAGAAATTCGCCACTGTGGCAGATTCCGATTGAGCTGAAGGCGCGCTACCAGGGCATGCCCCTGATCGTGGACCCAAGCCATATTGGCGGCAAGCGCGAGCTTATCTTCCCGCTAACGCAGAAGGCGCTGGACCTGGGCTACGACGGCATGATGATCGAAACACACCCGACTCCCGACCTGGCGCTAAGCGATGCAGCGCAGCAGGTAACTCCCGATGCGCTGAAAAGTATACTTGCCCGGCTGCAGGTGCGCAAAGCCACCTACGATGACGCGGAACTGGTGAACCGGGCAGAGGAACTACGTCTGCAAATCGATGCGGCCGACCATGAGATTATCGCGGCACTGGCCAAGCGGATGGCGCTGGTAGAGCAGATCGGTACGTATAAAAAGCTGAATAACGTACAGGTGCTGCAGCTGGAGCGCTGGAAAGAGATTTTCCGGAGCCGTGCCGAGTGGGCCGATGAGGCGGGGATTAACTCAGCTTTCGTGGAGGAGCTCTACAAACTGATCCACGTGGAATCAATCCGCAAGCAAACGCAAATCTTGGACAGGGACTAA
- a CDS encoding proline dehydrogenase family protein → MNPITKVSFEDTAVAFSSKSDAELYKMYLLFKSMNSNTLVKFGGSLLNTAINLHLPVKFIIKPTIFNHFCGGETIEESERAIKELAKYNIGTILDYSVEGEGDEKSFNATRDELLRTVEKARQNPKVPFSVFKITGLMDINLMEKVQARQELNAEERAAFERGRERVNAICKSCYAADVRVFIDAEESWIQETIDNLTYEMMELYNKEKAIVYNTYQMYRHDRLDVITRDYENAVKGGYFLGAKLVRGAYMEKERRRAEAEGRPSPINPTKEASDKLFDDAMRFCVKHIDRIAFCAGTHNEDSCYLLIQLMGDNYIEPYDPRVYFAQLYGMSDNLSYNLAHNGYNVAKYVPYGPVESVMPYLLRRANENTAIAGQSSREFTLIQREFERRRANKK, encoded by the coding sequence ATGAACCCGATTACCAAAGTATCTTTCGAAGACACCGCAGTGGCTTTTTCCTCAAAGTCTGATGCCGAGTTATACAAGATGTACCTGCTGTTTAAGTCTATGAACAGCAACACCTTAGTGAAATTTGGCGGCAGCCTCCTGAACACGGCCATTAACCTGCACCTGCCGGTTAAATTTATCATTAAGCCAACTATTTTTAACCACTTCTGCGGCGGCGAAACTATTGAGGAGTCGGAGCGGGCTATTAAGGAGCTGGCCAAGTATAACATCGGCACCATTCTCGACTACTCTGTGGAGGGCGAGGGCGACGAGAAAAGCTTTAACGCGACACGCGATGAGCTGCTGCGCACGGTGGAGAAAGCCCGCCAAAACCCGAAGGTGCCGTTTTCAGTGTTTAAGATCACCGGGCTCATGGACATCAACCTAATGGAAAAGGTGCAGGCACGGCAGGAGCTAAACGCAGAGGAGCGCGCTGCCTTTGAGCGGGGCCGCGAACGGGTGAACGCCATCTGCAAAAGCTGCTATGCCGCTGATGTGCGCGTGTTCATCGATGCCGAGGAAAGCTGGATACAGGAGACCATCGACAACCTGACCTACGAAATGATGGAACTCTACAACAAGGAGAAAGCCATCGTGTACAATACTTACCAAATGTACCGCCACGACCGCCTTGATGTCATTACCCGCGACTACGAGAATGCCGTGAAAGGAGGATATTTTCTGGGCGCCAAACTGGTGCGCGGAGCTTATATGGAGAAGGAGCGCCGCCGTGCCGAGGCAGAAGGCCGCCCCAGCCCTATCAACCCGACTAAAGAAGCATCTGACAAGCTTTTTGATGATGCCATGCGCTTTTGCGTAAAGCACATCGACCGGATTGCCTTTTGCGCCGGCACCCACAACGAAGACAGCTGCTACCTGCTGATACAACTGATGGGCGACAATTACATTGAGCCCTACGACCCGCGCGTATACTTCGCGCAGCTCTACGGCATGAGCGACAACCTCTCCTACAACCTAGCGCATAACGGCTACAACGTGGCCAAGTATGTTCCGTATGGTCCGGTAGAATCGGTGATGCCGTACCTGCTGCGCCGCGCCAACGAGAATACGGCCATAGCCGGGCAGAGTAGCCGCGAGTTTACCCTGATCCAACGAGAATTCGAGCGCCGTAGAGCCAACAAGAAATAA
- a CDS encoding RNA polymerase sigma factor: MKKSLYDTDLAIMEGIRQGDDRALSHLYKLYFPMISHFIVSNSGTDDEAKDIYQEGVIVFYEKVRDNSLELTCQIKTYLYSVCRRLWLKRLTEKGRFATRLEESESVVPVEEDTLRHEEQERQFGVMGDSLAQLGEPCRGLLEAYYIQTQNMQDITEKFGYTNSDTAKNQKYKCLQRLKKIFFATYKPEV, encoded by the coding sequence ATGAAGAAGAGTTTGTATGATACGGACCTGGCGATCATGGAAGGCATCCGGCAAGGCGACGACAGAGCCCTGTCGCACCTGTACAAACTGTACTTCCCGATGATCTCGCACTTTATAGTGAGCAACAGCGGAACAGACGACGAGGCCAAGGACATTTACCAGGAGGGCGTTATCGTGTTCTACGAAAAGGTGCGGGACAACAGCCTGGAACTCACGTGCCAGATTAAGACCTACCTGTACTCTGTGTGCAGAAGGCTTTGGCTCAAACGGCTGACCGAGAAAGGGCGCTTTGCCACCCGGCTGGAGGAGTCTGAAAGCGTGGTACCCGTGGAGGAGGACACGCTGCGGCACGAGGAGCAGGAACGGCAGTTTGGTGTGATGGGCGATTCGCTGGCGCAGCTGGGGGAACCTTGCCGCGGGCTGCTGGAAGCCTACTACATACAAACTCAGAACATGCAGGACATTACCGAGAAGTTTGGCTATACCAACAGCGACACGGCTAAGAACCAGAAGTATAAGTGCCTGCAACGCCTGAAGAAAATATTTTTTGCCACCTATAAGCCTGAGGTATAG
- a CDS encoding S1 family peptidase codes for MLEYRAYEQIESYLNGTMAAEDKAAFEALLHSDARLAEQVREHRILLQEMQKYGQRQRLRQQLNNIHRELEPAQTTAAPSGWNILWNRHKQTLAVAASVSLLSVFGTLWSVQQLKAPVQQQTVRYIELRREVERLKKNQTAIINGINEVTKPAAPQPATFAGTGFAISSDGFLVTSSHVVEGADSIMIENKAGIKYKATEVYRDEIHDLSILRVTDPAFQSFGKLPYTFKTTESDLGEKVFTLGYPREDIVFGEGALSSTSGFENDSTAYQVSIPLNPGNSGGPLLDDKGNLIGVISGKQAGQEGAAFAIKSAYLLQLVNELPATSNVGPLTLPKNNALSEQNRPQQLKKLKDFIFIVKVYN; via the coding sequence ATGTTAGAGTATCGCGCTTACGAGCAAATAGAAAGCTACCTGAACGGCACCATGGCCGCTGAAGACAAAGCGGCCTTTGAGGCACTGCTGCACTCCGACGCACGCTTGGCGGAACAGGTGCGCGAGCACCGTATACTGTTGCAGGAAATGCAAAAGTATGGCCAGCGCCAGCGCCTGCGCCAGCAGCTCAATAACATTCACCGGGAGCTGGAGCCAGCTCAGACAACTGCCGCACCAAGTGGCTGGAACATTCTCTGGAACCGCCACAAGCAGACGCTTGCCGTAGCGGCCAGTGTGTCCCTGCTGTCGGTGTTCGGTACGCTCTGGAGTGTGCAGCAGCTGAAGGCCCCGGTGCAGCAGCAAACAGTGCGCTATATTGAACTGCGCCGCGAAGTGGAGCGCCTGAAGAAGAACCAGACGGCCATCATCAACGGCATCAACGAAGTAACCAAGCCAGCGGCCCCACAGCCGGCAACCTTTGCAGGCACTGGCTTTGCCATCTCCTCGGATGGCTTTCTGGTTACCTCCTCCCACGTGGTGGAGGGAGCCGACTCGATCATGATTGAAAATAAAGCAGGCATCAAGTATAAGGCAACCGAAGTATACCGCGACGAGATACACGACCTGTCCATACTTCGTGTAACCGATCCTGCTTTCCAGAGCTTTGGCAAGCTGCCCTACACCTTCAAAACCACCGAGTCTGACCTGGGCGAGAAGGTGTTCACGCTGGGATATCCGCGCGAGGACATTGTTTTTGGGGAGGGAGCACTTAGCTCTACCTCCGGTTTTGAGAACGACTCTACGGCTTACCAAGTGTCCATCCCCCTTAACCCGGGCAACAGTGGCGGTCCGCTCCTCGATGATAAGGGCAACCTGATTGGGGTAATCAGCGGTAAACAAGCTGGCCAGGAGGGCGCGGCCTTTGCTATAAAATCTGCCTACCTGCTGCAACTGGTAAATGAGCTGCCAGCCACCAGCAATGTGGGTCCGCTTACTTTACCAAAAAATAATGCACTTTCGGAGCAGAACAGGCCTCAGCAACTCAAAAAGCTCAAAGACTTCATCTTTATAGTGAAGGTATATAATTAG